From Listeria innocua:
GAAAATCCTGAAAGAACAATTAACCAGGAACAATTAGACACCACTATAGATAAAATTAGACAACGTTATGGTTTTAGATCGATGATGCATGCAAGTAGCCTTTTAACTGGTGCAACTGGATTAAAACGTTCTGATTTGGTCGGTGGGCATAAAGGATAAAAAGATAATTAGATAAATTTATCTTTTTATCTAATTATCTTTAGATAAAACTATCTGTTTTTCAATAAATCCTTAAGTATCTTTTGTTGTCTTGGTTCTAGCTTAGTATCCACCCAGTTTTCTAATAAGAGATTTACCAATTCATAATGTTTTAATTTTGTTTCAAAGAAATTATTAGCTATTGTATCAATTAATAACATATCGTCAGGGTTAACCTTAATATTTTTCCTGTCTTTTGCATTAACTTTTTTTTCGGAGTTGGACTTTGTATTAACTTTTCTCGATGTATCTGCTTGAGTTTTTACTTTTGCTTGTTCCTTGTCTTTACGATCTATTAATCGAGCCATTAACAACAATCTCCTTTCCCAAAGCAGTTACTTTACCAATTTTTGGATTGTAAAAAATTGGTTTATATTGATAGTTATCTAAATCACTGCCGTTTTCAATAAGCTGCATACGTTCAAGCATCTCTTGTACTATATCAGTATAGAGTGCAAACATTGTTCGATCCCAATGATCTTCAAATTGAACGCCAAATTTACCATATAACTCTAGTCTTGCGTGATTGTTTATTGTAGTTCCAAATATATTTTCTTTACCAAATTTTTCTTTTGTAGTTTCTAGTATTTTTTCATGCAATTTTCTTTTTTTCTGTAGTAAAACTGGTAAAATACCAATTATTTCTGTTTTGAAGCGACTGCCAAAATCATCTACTAAGGTATTAAGATAAGTTGAAATAAAGGTGTTTGAGCCTTCTAATGCAAATTGTTGAGTTTCTTGAACCACAACTAAGTAATCAGCAGCAACTACAGCATTATCTACTTTTAAATCTGTAGAAGGTGGAACATCAATAAAAATAAAATCATAGTCATCACGAATTTTGTCTATAAGTGAAGAGAGATAAAAAGTTTGTGCTTCTTCAGTTTTG
This genomic window contains:
- the prgP gene encoding ParA superfamily DNA segregation protein PrgP, with the translated sequence MFNSPAYIEEYKKVQKVLSDNRCRVIINANQKGGVGKTTNTTMEAIILAHVFNKKVLLIDEDMQGNETSFMSKTYDVIEFPMSLMKAIEEGDLTKAIVNLDENIDIIPGSYDMRKMVNFLIGKFKTEEAQTFYLSSLIDKIRDDYDFIFIDVPPSTDLKVDNAVVAADYLVVVQETQQFALEGSNTFISTYLNTLVDDFGSRFKTEIIGILPVLLQKKRKLHEKILETTKEKFGKENIFGTTINNHARLELYGKFGVQFEDHWDRTMFALYTDIVQEMLERMQLIENGSDLDNYQYKPIFYNPKIGKVTALGKEIVVNGSINRS
- a CDS encoding replication and copy control-associated protein codes for the protein MARLIDRKDKEQAKVKTQADTSRKVNTKSNSEKKVNAKDRKNIKVNPDDMLLIDTIANNFFETKLKHYELVNLLLENWVDTKLEPRQQKILKDLLKNR